One window of Triticum dicoccoides isolate Atlit2015 ecotype Zavitan chromosome 5A, WEW_v2.0, whole genome shotgun sequence genomic DNA carries:
- the LOC119303892 gene encoding protein DEFECTIVE IN EXINE FORMATION 1-like, translating to MRPLLALAVCALLAAGAAAAGEDAANRTNKFRQREASDDMLGYPHLDEDALLSTKCPKHVELRWQTEVSSSIYASPLIADINSDGKLEVVVPSFVHYLEVLEGSDGDKLPGWPAFHQSNVHSSPLLYDIDKDGTREIVLATYNGVVNFFRISGYLMMDKLEVPRRKVRKDWHVGLNPDPVDRSHPDVDDSSIAKQATSEESHPNIQDKSVGDESSKEPQSRSTTNTPQGADPLKHPSELQSAETKPNPTAEKENPELPKHPKTTTESASHAQRRLLQTADKSDDQTGSAETHGSDAGTTGESTVENDEPLEEEANASFDLFRDAEDLPEEYSYDYDDYVNDTWWGDEDWKEQEHEKEEDYVSIDAHILSTPVIADIDNDGVQEMVIAVSYFFDREYYDNAEHLKELGGIDIGKYIASSIVVFNLDTKQVKWTAELDLSTESGKFLAHAYSSPTVVDLDGDGNLDILVGTSYGLFYVLDHHGKTRKNFPLEMAEIHAPVIAADINDDGKIEMVTADVHGNVAAWTAEGDEIWEVHLKSLVPQRPTVGDVNGDGHTDVVVPTVSGNIYVLSGKDGSKVQPFPYRTHGRIMSPVLLVDMSKRGEKTQGLTLATTSFDGYLYLIEGSSGCADVVDIGETSYTMVLADNVDGGDDLDLIVTTMNGNVFCFSTPSPHHPLKEWRSSNQGRNNAAYRHNRQGIYVKHGSRTFRDEEGKHFWVEFEIVDKYRVPYGNQAPYNVTVTLLVPGNYQGDRRIVVSQVYNEPGHKQMQLPTVPVRTTGTVLVEMVDKHGLHFADEYSLTFHVHYFKLLKWLVVLPMLGMFLVLVILRPQEGAPLPSFSRNNID from the exons ATGCGTCCCCTCCTCGCCCTCGCCGTGTGCGCCCTCCTCGCGGCGGGCGCGGCCGCCGCGGGGGAGGATGCTGCGAACAGGACCAACAAGTTCCGCCAGCGCGAGGCCAGCGATGACATGCTCGGCTACCCCCACCT TGATGAAGATGCATTGTTGAGTACCAAGTGTCCAAAACACGTGGAGCTGAGATGGCAGACCGAAGTTAGTTCCAGCATTTATGCAAGTCCGCTGATTGCTGATATCAACAG TGATGGAAAGTTGGAAGTAGTGGTGCCATCGTTTGTCCATTACTTAGAAGTGCTTGAAGGTTCCGATGGAGACAAACTACCAG GATGGCCTGCGTTTCACCAGTCAAATGTTCATTCAAGTCCTCTTCTCTATGACATTGACAAGGATGGCACACGGGAAATAGTGTTGGCTACTTACAACGGTGTAGTGAATTTCTTCAG GATATCAGGTTATCTGATGATGGACAAGCTAGAGGTACCTCGTAGGAAAGTTCGTAAAGATTGGCACGTTGGGCTAAATCCTGATCCAGTAGACCGTTCCCACCCGGATGTTGATGACAGTTCAATTGCGAAACAAGCTACTTCTGAGGAATCTCACCCAAACATTCAGGACAAATCGGTTGGAGATGAATCTTCAAAGGAACCTCAGTCAC GAAGTACAACCAACACACCACAGGGAGCTGATCCCTTGAAACATCCATCTGAGCTACAGTCAGCCGAAACAAAACCTAATCCTACCGCTGAAAAGGAGAATCCAGAGTTGCCAAAACATCCGAAAACCACGACAGAGAGTGCATCACATGCTCAGAGAAGGTTGCTTCAAACAGCAGATAAAAGTGATGATCAAACGGGAAGTGCAGAAACTCATGGAAGTGATGCAGGAACAACAGGAGAATCAACTGTTGAAAATGACGAGCCTTTAGAGGAGGAAGCTAATGCATCATTTGATTTGTTTCGGGATGCAGAAGATCTCCCTGAAGAGTACAGTTATGATTATGATGATTATGTTAATGATACCTGGTGGGGAGACGAGGATTGGAAAGAACAAGAGCATGAGAAAGAGGAAGATTATGTGAGCATAGATGCTCACATATTGTCGACCCCA GTAATTGCAGATATTGACAATGACGGTGTACAAGAAATGGTTATTGCTGTATCTTACTTCTTTGACCGCGA GTATTATGATAATGCAGAGCATTTAAAAGAGCTAGGAGGGATTGACATAGGAAAATATATTGCAAGCAGTATAGTTGTTTTTAACCTTGACACAAAAcaagttaaatggacagcagaacTCGATTTGAGTACCGAAAGCGGGAAATTCCTTGCCCATGCATATTCGTCTCCAACTGTGGTTGATTTGGATGGTGATGGAAATTTGGATATCCTTGTCGGAACTTCCTATGGCTTGTTTTATGTTCTTGATCATCACG GTAAGACTAGGAAAAATTTCCCCCTTGAGATGGCTGAGATCCATGCACCAGTCATTGCAGCAGACATCAATGATGATGGTAAGATCGAGATGGTCACTGCTGATGTGCATGGTAATGTAGCAGCTTGGACTGCAGAGGGAGACGAAATCTGGGAGGTGCATCTGAAGAGCCTTGTTCCACAG CGACCTACTGTCGGGGACGTCAATGGAGATGGCCACACTGATGTTGTGGTCCCAACTGTATCAGGAAACATCTACGTTCTTAGTGGAAAGGATGGCTCAAAAGTTCAGCCTTTCCCATATAGAACACATGGAAGGATCATGAGTCCGGTCTTGTTAGTTGACATGAGCAAACGTGGAGAAAAGACGCAAGGACTAACCCTTGCTACTACGTCCTTTGATGGTTATTTGTATTTGATCGAGGGCTCTAGTGGCTGTGCAGATGTTGTCGACATTGGAGAGACCTC GTACACTATGGTTTTGGCTGACAATGTGGATGGCGGAGATGACCTTGATCTGATTGTTACTACCATGAATGGCAATGTCTTTTGCTTTTCCACTCCCTCACCGCACCATCCTCTCAAG GAATGGAGATCATCAAACCAAGGAAGGAATAATGCTGCATATAGGCACAACCGTCAAGGTATTTATGTTAAGCATGGTTCCAGGACATTCCGTGATGAAGAGGGTAAACATTTCTGGGTCGAATTTGAGATTGTAGACAAGTACAGGGTTCCCTATGGGAATCAAGCTCCTTACAATGTCACG GTAACTCTACTCGTCCCTGGGAATTACCAGGGAGACAGGCGTATTGTGGTTAGTCAAGTCTACAATGAACCAGGACACAAGCAGATGCAGCTTCCTACCGTGCCCGTCAGAACCACAGGAACAGTGCTCGTGGAGATGGTCGACAAACACGGGCTCCACTTTGCCGACGAGTACTCGCTCACCTTCCACGTGCACTACTTCAAGCTGCTGAAATGGCTCGTGGTTCTGCCGATGCTCGGGATGTTCCTTGTCCTCGTCATCCTACGACCCCAAGAAGGCGCACCGTTGCCGTCGTTTTCGCGGAACAACATCGATTAG
- the LOC119298345 gene encoding uncharacterized protein LOC119298345 — MYSSEADEWSVPVCLDSGCESFVRYMERERLADHYYHTPYLQPRRGAVVGDGVYFTLSRGNAIVKYDLGKNRLSIVDPPCRDVYEVALMAMEDTSLGFACLQGSSLYVWSRKVDAEEPAEWVQCRVIELEKIIPVADHEKASIVVGSAEGVGVIFVSTDFGLFMINLNSGQPKKVDEPGVYFSVLPYMSFYTPDRGKMLSLARAN; from the exons ATGTACTCGTCGGAGGCGGATGAGTGGAGCGTGCCAGTATGCCTCGACAGCGGCTGTGAATCCTTTGTCCGGTACATGGAGCGAGAGAGACTCGCAGACCACTACTACCACACACCCTATCTCCAGCCTAGGCGAGGCGCCGTCGTCGGAGATGGAGTCTACTTCACGCTTAGCCGGGGCAACGCCATCGTCAAGTATGATCTGGGCAAGAATCGCCTGTCCATTGTCGACCCACCGTGCCGGGACGTGTACGAGGTTGCCCTCATGGCCATGGAGGACACTTCACTTGGCTTTGCCTGCCTCCAGGGCTCCAGCCTTTATGTGTGGTCAAGGAAGGTGGATGCTGAAGAACCTGCAGAGTGGGTACAGTGCAGGGTCATCGAGCTAGAGAAAATTATACCTGTTGCCGATCACGAGAAGGCGTCAATTGTTGTTGGGTCTGCAGAGGGTGTGGGTGTCATCTTCGTTAGCACGGATTTTGGCTTGTTTATGATCAACCTCAATTCCGGGCAGCCTAAGAAGGTTGACGAGCCTGGGGTCTACTTCAGCGTCCTACCCTACATGAGCTTCTACACTCCAG ATCGTGGCAAAATGTTGTCGCTGGCGAGGGCTAACTGA